A single genomic interval of Mucilaginibacter robiniae harbors:
- a CDS encoding PASTA domain-containing protein: MNKFWTYLKTKDFRNNFLAAIGTVLAIVLIAYLSLGQYTRHGSGIPVPQLSGLPVERATALLDQQGFRYQIDSVYVQDKTPGTIIQQDPDPGTNVKEGRTIYLTMVTTQAPTISLPDIEQSTYREAAAILSNNGLRVGDTTYKPDIARDRILEISFNGQPIKTGFRLPKGSKVDLVLGDGAGANEVDIPDLMNQDLDAARFAIKGSGLTLGTITYQGAITDSSSLVVVSQSPMRTDSTSKTSIGTRVNLTVSQAKKQDEQQPEPPQP; encoded by the coding sequence ATGAATAAATTCTGGACTTATTTAAAAACTAAAGACTTTCGAAACAACTTTCTGGCGGCCATAGGTACGGTATTGGCTATTGTGCTCATTGCTTATTTAAGTTTAGGCCAGTACACACGGCATGGTTCGGGCATACCGGTACCGCAATTAAGCGGCCTACCTGTTGAACGCGCTACGGCCTTGCTAGACCAGCAAGGCTTCCGTTATCAGATTGACTCAGTGTATGTGCAGGATAAAACGCCTGGTACCATCATTCAGCAAGACCCTGACCCAGGTACTAACGTGAAAGAAGGACGTACTATTTACCTCACTATGGTAACTACCCAGGCTCCAACTATCTCTTTACCGGATATTGAACAAAGTACTTACCGCGAAGCCGCTGCTATATTATCAAACAATGGTTTAAGAGTTGGTGACACTACGTACAAGCCCGATATTGCTCGCGATCGCATTCTGGAAATCAGCTTTAATGGACAGCCAATTAAAACCGGATTCCGTTTACCTAAAGGTTCAAAGGTTGATTTGGTATTAGGTGATGGTGCAGGTGCTAATGAGGTAGATATACCCGATTTAATGAACCAGGATTTGGATGCTGCACGCTTCGCCATAAAAGGTTCAGGCTTAACTTTGGGAACGATTACTTATCAGGGAGCGATTACTGATTCATCGAGCCTGGTAGTGGTATCGCAATCACCGATGCGAACGGATTCAACCAGTAAAACCAGTATTGGCACCCGTGTTAATTTAACTGTTTCACAAGCTAAAAAGCAAGATGAACAACAGCCCGAGCCACCACAACCCTGA
- the alaS gene encoding alanine--tRNA ligase, whose protein sequence is MTAQQIRQAFLDFFASKGHTIVPSAPIVVKNDPTLMFTNAGMNQFKDIFLGESAAKYPRVADTQRCLRVSGKHNDLEEVGIDTYHHTMFEMLGNWSFGDYFKQEAIAWSWELLTKVYGISADRLYVTVFEGDEKEQLPRDQEAYNYWKQHIAEDRILLGNKKDNFWEMGETGPCGPCSEIHYDGRSEEERARVDGKALVNADDPNVIEIWNNVFMQFNRLKDGSLQALPARHVDTGMGFERLVRVLQGKTSNYDTDVFQPLIQFIAEKSGKPYNAAATPGTEGWNEAVAMRVMADHIRAISFAIADGQLPSNNKAGYVIRRILRRAVRYAYQYLGFKEPFLNQLVPLLAEQFKGVFDELWSQKDFVQKVVSEEENAFLRNLELGLRRLDTYFDLSNEMGIATHLDEDVAEHIKIKREFNEDRKNRLVNGTFAFTLSDTFGFPLDLTELIAREKGFNVNVEQFEHELQQQKNRSRAATAIDTGDWVILQDDDSVEFTGYDETETVAHIIKYRKVKTKGKEQYQIVLDKTPFYAESGGQVGDVGDLIFPNGDIIPVTDTKKENGLIVHFTDTLPQDMSDALTAYVDPERRLSIENNHSATHLLHAALKQVLGSHVNQKGSLVNENNLRFDFSHFSKVTEEELAQIEAIVNQKVRENIALQEERNVPYQQAISSGVTALFGEKYGDYVRVITFDETFSKELCGGTHIQHTGQIGYFKIVSESAVAAGVRRIEAISGIAAENFITEQARLVQQLKELLKNPKDVTKSIETLLDENSRLKKEIEKSIQEKAAGLKTELAQKAEAVNGINFIAQKVELPNAEAVKTLAYQLKDIVSDLFLVLAANFDGKPNLTVMIAEDLVKSRNLNAGAIVRDLAKEIQGGGGGQPFFATAGGKDASGLDRALAKAKSFVL, encoded by the coding sequence ATGACAGCTCAACAGATACGGCAAGCTTTTCTGGACTTTTTTGCTTCTAAGGGACATACCATTGTTCCATCAGCACCTATTGTGGTCAAGAACGACCCTACGCTGATGTTTACCAATGCAGGTATGAACCAGTTTAAGGATATATTTTTGGGCGAGAGTGCGGCCAAATATCCGCGTGTGGCTGATACGCAACGTTGTTTACGGGTATCGGGCAAGCATAATGACTTGGAAGAGGTTGGTATTGATACTTACCACCACACCATGTTTGAAATGCTGGGCAACTGGAGCTTTGGCGATTATTTTAAACAGGAAGCAATTGCCTGGAGCTGGGAGTTGTTAACTAAAGTATATGGCATTTCTGCCGACCGCCTGTATGTAACTGTGTTTGAAGGAGACGAGAAAGAGCAATTGCCACGCGACCAGGAAGCTTACAATTATTGGAAGCAACACATTGCAGAAGACCGCATTTTATTAGGTAACAAGAAAGATAATTTTTGGGAAATGGGCGAAACCGGCCCATGCGGACCATGTTCTGAAATACATTATGATGGCAGGAGTGAGGAAGAAAGAGCTCGGGTAGATGGTAAAGCCTTAGTGAATGCCGATGATCCGAACGTAATTGAGATTTGGAACAACGTGTTCATGCAGTTTAACCGTTTAAAAGATGGTTCGTTACAAGCACTGCCTGCTCGACACGTAGATACAGGTATGGGCTTTGAGCGCTTGGTACGCGTACTGCAAGGCAAAACTTCCAATTATGATACGGATGTTTTCCAACCATTAATTCAATTCATAGCTGAAAAAAGTGGCAAGCCTTACAACGCTGCTGCTACACCAGGCACCGAAGGATGGAACGAAGCTGTAGCTATGCGTGTAATGGCAGACCATATCCGCGCCATCAGCTTTGCTATTGCCGATGGACAATTACCATCTAATAACAAAGCAGGATATGTAATCCGCCGTATTTTGCGTAGGGCTGTACGTTATGCTTATCAATACTTAGGATTCAAAGAACCCTTCTTAAATCAACTGGTACCATTATTAGCTGAACAATTTAAAGGGGTGTTTGATGAATTGTGGAGCCAAAAGGATTTTGTACAAAAGGTAGTTTCAGAAGAAGAAAATGCATTTTTAAGAAATTTGGAGCTAGGTTTACGTCGTCTTGATACATATTTCGATCTGTCAAATGAAATGGGAATAGCGACTCATCTAGATGAGGATGTAGCTGAACACATTAAAATAAAAAGGGAGTTTAATGAAGATCGAAAAAATAGACTAGTGAATGGAACTTTTGCCTTTACACTATCAGATACATTTGGGTTTCCACTTGATTTAACGGAGTTAATAGCTCGTGAAAAAGGCTTCAACGTAAATGTAGAGCAATTTGAGCATGAGCTGCAACAGCAAAAGAACCGTTCACGTGCTGCAACAGCTATAGATACTGGCGATTGGGTGATTTTGCAGGATGATGATAGTGTTGAGTTCACCGGTTATGATGAAACGGAAACCGTGGCACATATTATCAAATATCGTAAGGTAAAAACTAAAGGAAAGGAACAATACCAGATAGTGCTGGATAAAACTCCTTTTTATGCGGAAAGCGGTGGCCAGGTAGGTGATGTGGGTGATTTGATTTTTCCGAATGGTGATATTATACCGGTGACAGATACCAAAAAAGAAAACGGCTTGATCGTGCATTTTACTGACACCTTGCCGCAGGATATGAGCGATGCATTAACCGCCTATGTAGATCCGGAACGCCGTTTAAGTATCGAAAATAACCACTCTGCTACGCATCTGCTACACGCTGCACTAAAACAGGTATTGGGCAGCCACGTCAACCAAAAAGGTTCGTTAGTAAACGAGAATAACCTGCGGTTCGACTTTTCACATTTCAGCAAAGTAACGGAAGAGGAGCTGGCTCAAATTGAAGCTATTGTAAACCAAAAGGTACGTGAGAACATTGCTTTGCAAGAAGAACGCAATGTGCCTTATCAGCAAGCTATCAGCAGTGGCGTTACGGCATTGTTTGGTGAAAAGTACGGCGACTATGTGCGTGTAATTACCTTTGATGAAACCTTCTCAAAAGAGCTTTGCGGTGGTACGCATATTCAACATACAGGCCAGATTGGTTACTTTAAAATAGTTAGTGAAAGTGCTGTAGCTGCTGGCGTACGCCGTATCGAAGCAATTAGTGGTATCGCTGCCGAAAACTTTATTACCGAGCAGGCTCGTTTGGTGCAGCAATTAAAAGAGTTGTTAAAAAATCCGAAAGATGTAACCAAAAGCATTGAAACTTTATTGGACGAAAACAGCCGACTGAAAAAAGAGATTGAAAAATCTATTCAGGAAAAAGCAGCCGGTTTAAAAACAGAGCTGGCACAAAAGGCTGAAGCCGTTAATGGCATTAACTTTATTGCCCAAAAGGTGGAATTACCCAATGCCGAAGCGGTAAAAACCTTAGCCTATCAGTTGAAAGATATCGTATCAGATTTGTTCCTGGTATTGGCTGCCAATTTTGATGGCAAACCGAACTTAACAGTCATGATTGCTGAAGACCTGGTAAAATCACGTAACTTGAATGCCGGTGCCATTGTGCGTGACTTGGCTAAAGAAATTCAAGGCGGCGGCGGCGGTCAGCCATTCTTTGCCACTGCTGGCGGTAAAGATGCAAGTGGCTTAGATAGGGCTTTGGCTAAAGCAAAAAGCTTTGTACTATAA
- the mqnE gene encoding aminofutalosine synthase MqnE — MDAEQSLRVLLEDTRLADDLKDIARKVLNHERINFEEGVILYEKGELSYLGVLANYIREQRHGDKTYFNRNFHIEPTNLCVYDCKFCSYSRLIKQRSEGWEYTMEDMLNIVKKYDDEPVTEVHIVGGVLPQYDMPFYQQLFSSIKAHRPELHVKALTPVEYHYIFKKAKVDYATGMRLMKESGLESMPGGGAEIFHPDVRELIAKDKCTADQWLQIHEEWHKLGMRSNATMLYGHIEQYWHRVDHMERLRQLQDRTGGFQTFIPLKFRNKDNQMSDIPESSVIEDLRNYAIARIYLENFDHIKAYWAMISRTTAQLSLNFGVDDIDGTLDDTTKIYTMAGAEEQTPGMSTKQLVELIKAVGRQPIERDTLYHVVTDYSNHDFIDEPKPQFYKLPVVN, encoded by the coding sequence ATGGATGCTGAACAATCATTAAGGGTACTACTCGAAGATACCCGTTTGGCTGATGACCTGAAAGATATTGCCCGTAAAGTGCTCAACCATGAGCGTATCAACTTTGAAGAAGGCGTTATATTGTACGAAAAAGGTGAGCTCAGTTATTTGGGCGTATTGGCCAACTATATCCGCGAGCAGCGCCACGGAGATAAAACTTACTTCAACCGCAATTTTCATATTGAACCTACCAATCTATGCGTGTACGATTGCAAATTCTGCTCATATTCCCGCTTGATTAAACAGCGTTCGGAAGGCTGGGAGTACACGATGGAAGATATGCTGAACATCGTTAAGAAATACGATGATGAGCCAGTGACCGAAGTGCACATTGTAGGTGGTGTATTGCCGCAGTATGATATGCCTTTCTATCAGCAGCTTTTTAGTTCTATAAAAGCGCACCGTCCCGAACTGCATGTAAAAGCTTTAACACCGGTAGAATATCATTACATCTTTAAAAAAGCCAAGGTAGATTATGCCACCGGTATGCGCCTGATGAAAGAGTCTGGCTTGGAATCAATGCCAGGTGGCGGTGCCGAAATTTTTCACCCGGATGTACGCGAGCTGATTGCCAAAGATAAATGTACAGCCGACCAATGGCTGCAAATTCATGAGGAGTGGCATAAGCTGGGTATGCGCTCCAACGCGACTATGCTGTACGGCCACATTGAGCAATATTGGCATCGGGTTGACCATATGGAACGTCTGCGCCAATTGCAAGATCGTACCGGCGGTTTCCAGACTTTCATTCCATTAAAGTTCCGCAATAAAGACAACCAGATGTCGGACATTCCTGAATCATCTGTGATAGAAGATTTACGCAATTATGCTATAGCCCGCATTTATCTGGAGAACTTTGATCATATCAAAGCATACTGGGCCATGATTAGCCGTACCACCGCACAATTATCTTTAAACTTTGGTGTGGATGATATTGATGGTACTTTAGATGATACTACCAAAATATACACCATGGCAGGTGCTGAAGAACAAACCCCTGGCATGAGCACCAAACAACTGGTTGAGCTGATTAAAGCAGTGGGCCGTCAGCCTATTGAACGGGATACTTTATATCATGTAGTTACTGATTACAGCAACCATGATTTTATTGACGAACCCAAACCACAATTTTACAAGCTGCCTGTTGTAAACTAA
- a CDS encoding histidine phosphatase family protein has translation MIQKTLYIVRHGQTDLNKQGIVQGRGMDTNLNEEGRLQASLFYKAYHHIPFDKIYISTLKRTQQSIQSFIDFGIPYEKLSGLDELAWGIHEGQPSTPETKAAFFKLMRDWTSGRLDSKFEKGESPNEVKHRQLQALETIMSHPEEKNVLICMHGRAMRLLLCLLTNKPLIEMDNFPHQNLVLYKVTYDGSRFEIADFNNAIHLKIH, from the coding sequence ATGATTCAAAAAACATTATACATCGTCCGCCATGGCCAAACTGACCTTAACAAACAAGGTATTGTTCAGGGCCGTGGTATGGATACCAACCTGAACGAGGAAGGCCGGCTACAAGCCAGCCTTTTCTATAAGGCTTACCATCATATACCTTTTGATAAAATTTATATATCTACGCTGAAGCGAACGCAGCAAAGCATTCAATCCTTTATAGATTTTGGCATTCCCTACGAGAAGCTTTCCGGGCTAGACGAGTTAGCCTGGGGCATACATGAAGGTCAGCCCAGCACACCAGAAACCAAGGCAGCTTTCTTCAAGCTTATGCGAGACTGGACCAGCGGTCGGTTGGATTCCAAGTTTGAAAAAGGGGAAAGCCCGAATGAGGTTAAACACCGGCAGCTACAAGCGCTGGAAACCATCATGAGCCATCCGGAAGAAAAAAATGTACTGATTTGCATGCATGGCCGCGCCATGCGTTTGTTACTATGCCTGCTTACCAATAAGCCACTTATCGAGATGGACAATTTTCCGCACCAGAACTTGGTACTGTATAAAGTTACTTACGATGGCAGCCGGTTTGAAATAGCCGATTTTAATAATGCCATCCATCTTAAAATACATTAA
- a CDS encoding menaquinone biosynthetic enzyme MqnA/MqnD family protein, translating to MEKIRISAVSYTNTKPFLYGIQHTDIINQIDLSLDNPSDCAQKLIDDVVDIGLIPVAATLSLPHWEIVSDYCIGAVGPVNSVFIFSNCDIQQVKSLQLDPQSRSSNNLAKVLLKNYWQIQPELITAAPDYAQPADEYTAFVQIGDRTFGKAESYPFVYDLAAEWIKFTGLPFTFAAWIANKSISQSFMNDFNQALQYGLDHRDDLFKEIPMRTDFDIQDYLMKRIDYPLTEAKKQALYLFLKYIKEL from the coding sequence TTGGAAAAGATCAGAATATCGGCTGTTAGTTATACTAACACCAAACCTTTTTTATATGGTATTCAACATACCGACATTATCAATCAAATTGATTTAAGTTTAGATAATCCATCAGATTGTGCCCAAAAACTTATTGACGATGTAGTGGATATTGGTTTAATACCAGTAGCAGCTACCTTAAGCTTACCACATTGGGAAATAGTATCTGACTACTGCATTGGTGCCGTTGGGCCGGTTAACTCTGTTTTTATTTTTAGTAACTGCGACATTCAACAGGTTAAAAGCCTACAGTTAGATCCACAATCGCGCTCGTCAAATAATCTGGCTAAAGTTCTATTGAAAAACTACTGGCAAATACAGCCAGAGCTAATAACAGCCGCGCCCGACTATGCACAGCCGGCAGATGAATATACAGCCTTTGTGCAAATTGGCGACCGTACTTTTGGCAAAGCAGAAAGTTACCCCTTTGTATATGATTTGGCTGCTGAATGGATAAAGTTTACCGGCTTGCCATTTACTTTTGCTGCATGGATTGCCAATAAATCTATTTCCCAATCCTTTATGAATGATTTCAACCAAGCGTTGCAGTACGGATTAGATCATCGGGATGACTTGTTTAAAGAAATACCTATGCGCACCGACTTCGATATACAAGATTATTTGATGAAGCGTATAGATTACCCACTTACGGAAGCTAAAAAGCAAGCTTTGTATTTATTTTTAAAGTACATTAAAGAATTGTAA